Proteins from one Podospora pseudoanserina strain CBS 124.78 chromosome 1, whole genome shotgun sequence genomic window:
- a CDS encoding hypothetical protein (COG:O; EggNog:ENOG503NVI6), which yields MDEIEDVSYACSVASFENVGHPTPATNPADEKDNAVVYTTIAVNEHGKITSTHNGKPPPPSPPPTNHLDPTAPVVEILTTITTPSPHNNRQQAMMMNLHRPQSYPYRTPDMEDEDNDLPPPDLIPSMMGDLPNNAFGFGKKKEMVIHSPYLRSALSAVVQYYPGFEVIQRGTVLRIAEPYQVLAHHWGELEEYKTSQPDCHDGRYAATTAAHIDVLLTFLADLYGPGLDDEKKRWEKGRATYSRFWCLLKPGSVVYREKDGEWTGCVVSGINFLRAAGSVEGVGSDGMLVYMWGIAYKKGLMRREMIQRIIWPWGGERDITSLPVVPERWVKGGVRDRGSRWGDGIGVGWGLVIGSTKGTWGGEDEGDDQGKVIVDPEGYERFSEQSPHHRIATPKFAPRWDQQHTPARQDRLPQMLSRCSCAVCNSSRGKQEPSPWAGFDDLDPRSSPLPRNEEIYFMVIGPLIPAFILKERRWAHIRTSSLHHITPSPTPFNHLVLDPATKQTLKAVITPFSSPPSSPSQIYPWPSDIIPDKGLGRIFLLHGPPGVGKTLTAEVSSLLTRRPLLPLTPADLPPSPSEIETSLSYYLTLSERFGALVLIDEADVYLERRQSKDLRRNSLVSVFLRALEYYKGVMMLTTNRVEMFDDAFTSRIHVALHYKELDEEQRGRVWEVGFDRLERESNGRVVVHTAAREWVKGKEMRELGWNGREIRNGLQTAVALAEFEANEKGVVGRVVVKEGHLKTVGGLSRGFREYMRERKGGLENREDKDEGEDEEDEEEEEEEEEEEKEGDPIQKLPIDHPLRQPEYQFQLYLLEQQSVRTQWRIKLDKSKNSPAMLNGRVYDDWEEEYHHR from the exons ATGGATGAGATCGAAGACGTC TCCTACGCCTGCTCCGTAGCGAGCTTCGAGAACGTTGGACATCCTacaccagcaaccaaccccgCCGATGAAAAGGACAATGCTGTTGTTTACACCACCATCGCAGTCAACGAACACGGCAAAATAACCTCCA CCCACAACggcaaaccccctcccccttccccccctcctacCAACCACCTTGATCCCACCGCCCCCGTCGTGGAAATCCTCaccacaatcaccaccccctccccccacaaCAACCGCCAGCAAGCAATGATGAtgaacctccaccgcccgcAATCCTACCCCTACCGAACCCCCGACATGGAAGACGAAGACAacgacctcccccccccggacctcatcccctccatGATGGGCGACCTGCCTAACAATGCTTTTGGTTTTGGTAAGAAGAAAGAAATGGTAATCCACTCCCCTTACCTCCGGTCTGCGCTTTCGGCTGTGGTGCAATACTACCCCGGTTTTGAGGTCATCCAACGGGGGACCGTGCTGAGGATAGCGGAGCCTTACCAGGTGCTTGCGCATCACtggggggagttggaggaaTATAAAACATCTCAGCCGGACTGCCATGACGGGAGGTATGCAGCCACTACGGCGGCACATATTGatgtcctcctcaccttcctcgccgaTCTCTACGGCCCCGGCTTAGATGACGAGAAAAAACGCTGGGAAAAAGGCCGGGCGACATACAGCCGCTTCTGGTGCCTCCTCAAGCCGGGGAGTGTGGTGTACCGCgagaaggatggggagtggaCGGGGTGCGTGGTTTCTGGGATTAACTTTCTACGAGCGGCTGGTtcggtggaaggggtggggagTGATGGGATGTTGGTTTACATGTGGGGGATTGCCTACAAGAAGGGGCTGATGAGACGGGAGATGATACAGAGGATTATTTGGCCTTGgggtggggagagggatatcACTTCCTTACCTGTGGTGCCTGAGAGATGGGTGAAGGGTGGGGTGAGGGACAGAGGGTCGAGATGGGGAGACGGTATTGGGGTTGGCTGGGGGTTAGTTATAGGGAGTACGAAGGGTacttgggggggggaggacgaaggagatg ATCAAGGGAAGGTTATTGTCGATCCGGAGGGGTACGAGCGGTTTTCTGAGCAGTCGCCTCATCACCGCATTGCGACGCCCAAGTTTGCCCCTCGCTGGGATCAGCAGCACACCCCGGCGAGACAGGACAGGTTACCGCAGATGTTGTCACGGTGCAGCTGTGCTGTTTGCAACAGTAGCCGGGGGAAGCAAGAGCCTAGTCCCTGGGCAGGGTTTGACGACCTCGACCCGAGATCCTCACCCCTGCCCCGAAACGAGGAGATATATTTCATGGTCATTGGGCCCTTGATCCCAGCTTTTATCCTCAAAGAACGCCGCTGGG cGCACATCCGAACCTCCTCCCTGCACCAcataaccccctcccccacccccttcaaccacctcgtcctcgacccAGCGACAAAACAAACCCTCAAAGCCGTGAtaacccccttctcctcccccccttcttccccttcccaaatCTACCCCTGGCCAAGTGACATAATCCCCGACAAAGGCCTCGGCAggatcttcctcctccacggcccCCCAGGCGTGGGGAAAACCCTCACAGCAGAagtctcctccctcctcacccgccGCCCATTactccccctcacccccgccgacctccccccttccccttcggAAATCGAAACCTCGTTGTCATACTACCTCACCCTGTCGGAACGCTTCGGCGCCCTAGTCCTCATCGACGAGGCAGACGTCTACCTTGAGCGTCGCCAATCCAAAGATCTCCGTCGTAACAGTCTTGTGTCGGTATTCCTGCGGGCGCTGGAGTATTacaagggggtgatgatgctcACGACGAACAGAGTGgagatgtttgatgatgctTTTACCAGTCGGATTCACGTCGCGTTGCACTATAAAGAACTGGATGAGGAGCAGAGGGGGCGGGTCTGGGAGGTGGGGTTTGATAGACTGGAACGGGAGAGTAAtgggcgggtggtggttcaCACAGCGGCGAGGGAGTGGGTTAAGGGGAAAGAgatgagggagttggggtgGAACGGACGGGAGATCAGGAACGGGCTTCAGACTGCTGTTGCGCTGGCGGAGTTTGAGGCAAacgaaaagggggtggtgggacgggtggtggtgaaagaGGGGCATTTGAAAacggtgggggggttgagtaGGGGGTTTAGGGAGTAtatgagggagaggaagggagggttggAAAA CAGAGAAGACAAAGACGAAggcgaagatgaagaggacgaggaagaggaagaggaagaggaagaggaagagaaagagggcGATCCCATCCAAAAACTACCAATCGACCACCCCCTCCGACAGCCCGAGTACCAGTTCCAACTCTACCTTTTAGAACAGCAATCTGTCAGGACACAGTGGCGGATAAAGTTGGATAAGTCAAAAAACTCTCCCGCGATGCTCAACGGGAGGGTGTATGACGACTGGGAAGAGGAGTATCACCATCGTTAG